From one Tautonia marina genomic stretch:
- a CDS encoding triphosphoribosyl-dephospho-CoA synthase, which translates to MIKDLSRFEFDPAFLACLLEATARKPGNVHPARAFDDSHYLDFVLSAATLSGWLDPDRIQEFGVGAVVRVAVQESRALVGHNTNLGMILLLTPMAGVRHQAEGLRKGVERILDTLTIDDARAVYEAIRIARPGGLGSVPDHDVANEPTITLREAMTLAASHDAIARQYATGYADIFDLALPTLRDALRAGRPLETAIVLTHLTLMAERPDTLIARKCGPDVALESSRQAIAVLATDWPDSADSITQIRAFDAWLRAEGHSRNPGATADLIAATLYAALCDGTIKFPRHLSRPGWDAGDVL; encoded by the coding sequence ATGATTAAGGATCTCTCCCGTTTTGAATTTGATCCCGCTTTTCTCGCCTGCCTGCTCGAAGCCACGGCTCGCAAGCCTGGCAACGTCCATCCGGCTCGAGCGTTCGATGACTCCCACTACCTCGATTTCGTCCTCTCTGCCGCGACCCTCTCCGGGTGGCTCGATCCGGATCGCATTCAGGAGTTCGGCGTCGGCGCTGTCGTCCGGGTCGCCGTGCAAGAGTCTCGTGCCCTCGTTGGCCATAACACCAACCTCGGCATGATTCTCCTTCTCACCCCGATGGCCGGCGTGCGTCACCAGGCCGAGGGGCTGCGCAAGGGGGTCGAGCGCATCCTCGACACCTTGACCATCGACGATGCCCGAGCCGTTTATGAGGCCATTCGCATCGCCCGTCCCGGAGGTCTCGGCTCGGTCCCCGATCACGACGTCGCCAACGAGCCCACCATCACCCTCCGCGAGGCGATGACCCTTGCGGCCTCTCACGACGCCATCGCTCGGCAGTATGCGACCGGATATGCAGACATCTTCGATCTCGCACTTCCCACGCTGCGAGACGCCCTCCGAGCCGGTCGTCCCCTCGAAACCGCCATTGTCCTCACCCACCTCACCCTCATGGCCGAGCGCCCCGACACCCTCATCGCCCGCAAGTGCGGCCCCGACGTCGCGCTCGAATCGTCCCGCCAAGCGATTGCCGTCCTTGCCACCGACTGGCCCGATTCGGCGGATTCGATCACGCAGATCCGAGCGTTCGATGCCTGGCTCCGTGCCGAAGGTCACTCCCGCAACCCTGGCGCGACCGCCGACCTGATCGCGGCCACCTTGTACGCTGCCCTCTGCGACGGGACAATCAAATTTCCCCGCCACCTTTCCCGCCCCGGATGGGACGCGGGCGACGTGCTCTGA
- a CDS encoding 6-pyruvoyl trahydropterin synthase family protein yields MSANFYTVRVTKDDLVFSAGHFITFNGDVCERIHGHNWRVAVEVDGPLDDNHYVFDFIALRDLTKALVLELDHRMLLPDRSPFITVSDDGPNLVCRYRDRYWSFPRDECVLLPVPNTTTELIADYLGRRLRDALTNRGLTLPLAMRVSVEENFGQWATARWSRPDASAIF; encoded by the coding sequence ATGTCAGCGAATTTCTACACGGTCCGCGTCACCAAGGACGACCTTGTCTTCAGCGCCGGGCACTTCATCACCTTCAACGGCGATGTCTGCGAACGCATCCACGGCCACAACTGGCGCGTGGCGGTCGAGGTTGATGGACCGCTCGACGACAACCATTACGTCTTCGACTTCATCGCGCTCCGCGATCTGACGAAGGCCCTCGTCCTCGAACTCGATCACCGCATGCTCCTGCCCGACCGCAGCCCCTTCATTACCGTCTCCGACGACGGGCCGAACCTTGTCTGCCGTTACCGAGATCGGTACTGGAGCTTCCCCCGCGACGAGTGCGTCTTGCTGCCCGTCCCCAACACCACCACCGAACTGATTGCCGATTATCTCGGCCGACGCCTCCGCGACGCCCTGACCAACCGAGGTCTCACCCTTCCGCTTGCCATGCGCGTCTCGGTCGAGGAAAACTTCGGCCAGTGGGCCACCGCTCGATGGAGTCGTCCTGACGCATCAGCGATCTTCTGA
- a CDS encoding ABC transporter permease: MAGRVGLGPVFAFEWLMTSRRWQAYAMRSLTVLFLLAAMTLVWFESNPSWRASGQMSIRHQAQVGQAFFGTTSMLLLGLVGLSAPAATAGSICLDKARGNLTLLFATDLSNTEIVLGKLGARLVPVLGLILCAAPVLAIGTLFGGIDPVGLIGSLLVILAVAIFGCSLALTLSIWGKKTHEVLMMAYVFGILYLLAAPISLGLFELLPRNWRGSQLTLFHELLRFNPVFLVLSAVEPMPMMRPVTFQTNLAFLCLGLTVSASLIGVSIWRIRSVVVGQLGKVERGRERRRSLRARLAGAIESDRFARVAPGTAGVSRKLRSLWPSPSLDQNPVYWRECQRKQPTRMDLISWGIYILFCGGFSIYAIQLALSGQTWGMGLGVFVNVVQVPLGLLLLSVSAATSLSEERQRGSLDVLMATPMSTRSIVWGKWRGAFRSVPPLLILPIGVALAQSTSSGRFGAVALLAALILAYGAAITSLGLALATWTSRMGKAVGLTTGIYVSVSIGWPFFAMLLFADWAQNVTLGIAAASPFFGVGVYNALIADEGPPRAFASQTFWVLFWTVAYLGLTVVLLLATMQSFNRCLGRMDDATEGLGDHWEEEERNASGNPRLNVVSGSPASVSSNKDSLTSGT, from the coding sequence ATGGCGGGTCGTGTCGGATTGGGGCCGGTCTTCGCGTTTGAGTGGTTGATGACCTCGCGGCGCTGGCAGGCGTATGCGATGCGGTCCCTGACGGTCCTGTTCTTACTGGCGGCGATGACGCTGGTCTGGTTCGAGTCGAACCCGAGCTGGAGGGCGTCGGGGCAGATGTCGATCCGGCATCAGGCCCAGGTGGGGCAGGCGTTTTTCGGAACGACCTCGATGCTGTTGCTGGGCCTGGTGGGACTGTCGGCACCGGCCGCGACCGCCGGGTCGATCTGTCTGGACAAGGCGCGAGGCAACCTGACGCTCTTGTTTGCGACCGATCTGTCGAACACGGAGATTGTGCTGGGGAAGCTCGGGGCGCGACTCGTCCCGGTGCTGGGATTGATCCTTTGCGCGGCTCCGGTGCTGGCGATCGGAACCCTGTTCGGCGGGATCGACCCGGTGGGCCTGATTGGTTCGTTGCTGGTGATCTTGGCGGTGGCGATCTTCGGCTGCTCGCTCGCGCTGACGCTGTCGATCTGGGGAAAAAAAACGCATGAAGTTTTGATGATGGCGTATGTGTTCGGAATTCTGTATCTCCTGGCCGCGCCGATCAGCCTGGGCCTGTTTGAACTGCTCCCGAGGAACTGGAGAGGGTCGCAACTCACCCTGTTTCACGAATTGCTCCGATTCAACCCGGTGTTTCTGGTGCTCTCCGCAGTTGAACCGATGCCGATGATGCGTCCAGTGACATTTCAAACGAACCTGGCGTTCCTGTGCCTGGGGCTGACGGTGTCTGCAAGCTTGATCGGCGTGTCGATCTGGCGAATTCGATCGGTGGTGGTCGGGCAGCTCGGCAAGGTGGAACGAGGGCGCGAACGGCGACGGTCGCTTCGAGCACGCCTGGCCGGGGCAATCGAGTCGGATCGGTTTGCGCGGGTGGCGCCGGGAACGGCGGGAGTTTCGAGGAAGCTTCGGAGTCTTTGGCCCTCCCCATCGCTCGATCAGAATCCGGTGTACTGGCGCGAGTGTCAGCGAAAACAACCGACTCGAATGGACCTCATCTCGTGGGGAATTTACATTCTCTTTTGTGGTGGGTTCAGCATTTATGCGATTCAACTGGCCTTATCGGGACAGACCTGGGGCATGGGGCTGGGGGTCTTCGTGAATGTGGTGCAGGTGCCGCTGGGATTGTTATTGCTGAGCGTCTCGGCGGCAACGAGCCTTTCGGAGGAGCGGCAGCGAGGGAGCCTAGATGTCTTGATGGCGACCCCCATGTCAACCCGTTCGATTGTCTGGGGAAAGTGGCGAGGAGCATTCCGATCGGTCCCACCGCTATTGATTTTGCCAATCGGTGTCGCCCTGGCCCAATCGACCTCCTCCGGGCGGTTCGGGGCGGTAGCATTGCTGGCCGCGTTGATTCTGGCCTACGGGGCGGCCATCACCAGCCTGGGCCTGGCGCTGGCCACCTGGACGTCTCGAATGGGGAAGGCGGTGGGCCTGACCACCGGAATTTATGTTTCCGTTTCGATTGGTTGGCCATTTTTCGCCATGTTGCTGTTTGCAGACTGGGCACAAAATGTGACGCTCGGGATCGCGGCGGCAAGTCCTTTCTTTGGCGTCGGTGTGTACAATGCCCTGATCGCGGACGAAGGTCCCCCACGAGCGTTCGCCAGTCAAACCTTCTGGGTTCTGTTCTGGACCGTTGCGTACCTTGGCCTGACCGTGGTCTTGCTGCTGGCCACCATGCAGTCGTTCAACCGTTGCCTGGGTCGCATGGACGACGCCACCGAAGGACTCGGTGATCACTGGGAGGAGGAGGAACGCAACGCCTCGGGGAATCCGCGGTTGAATGTCGTTTCGGGTTCTCCGGCGAGCGTTTCTTCAAACAAGGACTCTTTGACCTCTGGAACGTGA
- a CDS encoding ABC transporter permease, protein MIGAAGTGRIAAGAALGLVVVWPMVATILYTLEGNAGTSTSSGLIDASAFGREAGLVAGPAVETARVVGGAVLGSLVLGVPMALLLCRTDLPGRAAVLGMMALAVFVPMPLYAAGWIGGFGNAGYQQAFGTDPLLEGWTGAAFVHAAAGVPWVVLLTGIGVKEVEPELEESARLDMSLVRVALGVTLRRSAAAIAGAGLLVAVVTSGDMTVTDLMLVRTYAEEAYVQYGLGRPPWAVALVAVPPTLVLMAALLVASRLTERFESLRLPTRKRTGTVWSLGRWRWPLGGLVWGVTVALFGPPLTAMVWRAGRIGGDAARGIAPGWSVDGLTESLAYAMAEVHEPVVQTGVVAALGATLSVMLAWALAWQLRSRGAWRVAIVTLLALLLALPGPVAGMALKLAYLEVPIIYDTPLIVILGSLMRTVPFAVLVLWPAVRGVPAAFLESAEVDGLRPWGRVWRVAVPMTRRGIAGAWLVAFVLGMGELPITNLVTPAGMESLTVFLWGQMHFGVDSRISSVGLVLLGLYAGIGGLAVATLRQSWKSM, encoded by the coding sequence GTGATCGGTGCCGCCGGGACAGGTCGAATCGCAGCCGGGGCGGCCCTGGGGTTGGTGGTGGTCTGGCCGATGGTGGCCACGATCCTGTACACCCTCGAAGGAAACGCGGGAACCTCCACCTCATCAGGGTTGATTGATGCCTCGGCATTTGGTCGAGAGGCGGGGCTGGTGGCCGGCCCCGCGGTTGAGACGGCGCGGGTGGTGGGGGGGGCGGTGCTGGGATCGCTCGTGTTGGGTGTCCCGATGGCCCTGCTCCTGTGCCGAACGGACCTTCCGGGCCGCGCTGCGGTGCTTGGGATGATGGCCCTGGCCGTTTTCGTGCCGATGCCTTTGTACGCGGCAGGATGGATCGGCGGATTTGGAAATGCGGGATATCAACAGGCGTTTGGAACGGATCCCTTGCTGGAAGGTTGGACTGGCGCCGCCTTTGTTCATGCGGCCGCGGGGGTGCCGTGGGTGGTCTTGCTGACCGGGATCGGGGTGAAGGAGGTTGAGCCGGAACTTGAAGAATCGGCCCGGCTCGACATGTCGCTCGTTCGAGTGGCGCTGGGAGTAACGCTCAGGCGCTCTGCCGCGGCGATTGCCGGGGCCGGGCTTCTGGTCGCGGTCGTGACGAGCGGCGACATGACGGTCACCGACCTGATGCTGGTGCGGACCTATGCCGAGGAAGCCTACGTGCAGTACGGGCTCGGTCGTCCCCCCTGGGCGGTTGCGCTGGTGGCGGTTCCACCGACGCTCGTCTTGATGGCTGCCCTGCTTGTGGCATCAAGATTGACGGAACGGTTTGAATCCTTGCGCCTGCCGACAAGGAAGCGGACCGGAACGGTCTGGTCACTGGGGCGTTGGCGGTGGCCGTTGGGGGGCCTTGTCTGGGGAGTCACGGTCGCATTATTCGGCCCCCCACTGACGGCGATGGTCTGGCGAGCGGGACGGATTGGGGGAGACGCCGCCCGAGGGATCGCTCCCGGATGGTCGGTGGACGGACTCACCGAATCGCTTGCCTACGCCATGGCCGAGGTGCATGAACCGGTCGTCCAGACCGGAGTCGTCGCCGCATTGGGGGCAACGCTGAGTGTGATGCTGGCCTGGGCCCTGGCGTGGCAATTGCGGAGCCGAGGGGCCTGGCGCGTGGCGATCGTGACCCTTCTGGCCCTGCTGCTCGCGCTCCCGGGGCCGGTCGCAGGAATGGCGTTGAAGCTTGCTTACCTGGAAGTTCCGATCATCTATGATACACCCTTGATTGTGATTCTTGGCTCCTTGATGCGGACGGTCCCGTTCGCGGTTCTGGTGCTCTGGCCGGCCGTTCGAGGGGTGCCAGCGGCCTTCCTGGAATCGGCCGAGGTGGATGGGTTGCGACCGTGGGGCCGGGTCTGGCGGGTGGCCGTTCCGATGACGCGACGGGGCATCGCGGGAGCCTGGCTTGTGGCCTTCGTGCTGGGCATGGGAGAGCTGCCGATTACCAACCTGGTGACACCCGCGGGCATGGAATCGCTGACCGTCTTCCTCTGGGGCCAGATGCACTTTGGCGTCGACAGCCGAATCAGCAGTGTCGGCCTGGTTTTGCTGGGGCTTTATGCAGGAATTGGAGGACTGGCCGTGGCCACACTTCGGCAATCATGGAAATCCATGTGA
- a CDS encoding sugar phosphate isomerase/epimerase family protein, whose product MNLGLINSAWAQAGRETAFGIQKTKEIGFDCIDIFADPLDIDVRERKLIKDACDKLNLPIVSVPCVAVGLIDFNPSVQRFHIDRCRKYLDMAYEFEARNLLLVLGEYIWQKQVIPPEEQWATGVQNVRALGEYAEDLDLEIALELEPFELSLVRDITGMVRFLDEVDHPAVKANLDISHLVLSGEPPEKIVELAGRVAHVHISDCDGKVHGDLPPGRGVVEFAGYLNAIKQLNIPDATISIELEYSPEPDKILEWVREAYDSTSLLMREAGLRA is encoded by the coding sequence ATGAACCTTGGGTTGATCAACTCCGCCTGGGCCCAGGCCGGTCGGGAAACGGCCTTCGGCATCCAGAAGACCAAGGAGATCGGGTTCGATTGCATCGACATCTTCGCCGATCCCCTCGATATCGACGTGCGAGAACGCAAACTGATCAAGGACGCCTGCGACAAGCTCAACCTGCCGATTGTCAGCGTGCCGTGCGTGGCGGTCGGCCTGATCGACTTCAACCCAAGCGTGCAACGCTTTCACATCGATCGATGTCGAAAATATCTGGATATGGCTTATGAGTTTGAGGCACGAAATCTGTTGCTCGTGCTTGGGGAGTACATCTGGCAGAAACAGGTTATTCCCCCCGAGGAACAGTGGGCCACCGGGGTGCAGAATGTGAGGGCCCTGGGAGAGTATGCCGAGGACCTCGACCTGGAGATCGCGCTGGAGCTGGAACCGTTCGAGCTTTCACTGGTGCGAGACATCACCGGCATGGTCCGTTTCCTGGATGAGGTGGATCACCCGGCCGTGAAGGCAAATCTGGATATCTCCCACCTGGTCCTCTCGGGAGAGCCCCCGGAGAAGATCGTCGAACTGGCCGGACGGGTTGCCCACGTCCACATCTCGGATTGTGACGGCAAGGTCCACGGAGACCTGCCGCCCGGTCGGGGGGTGGTCGAGTTCGCGGGCTACCTGAATGCCATCAAGCAGTTGAACATTCCTGATGCGACCATCTCGATCGAGCTGGAGTACTCGCCCGAGCCCGATAAGATTCTTGAATGGGTTCGGGAGGCGTACGACTCGACGAGTCTGTTGATGCGCGAGGCGGGGCTCCGGGCGTGA